A stretch of Pomacea canaliculata isolate SZHN2017 linkage group LG6, ASM307304v1, whole genome shotgun sequence DNA encodes these proteins:
- the LOC112567058 gene encoding uncharacterized protein LOC112567058: MQLLSSLQLTLLFILHAPRSSTPTLSGTQVDFRPIGRDGAFFVYSAHVDLSSQRSSIAVVAIVNRTQYGSGARVRCRFTMPAKNLLLSRVGQSDWATMVNGTLSILPDHHNLAFAPALVNCPLPNSPKDKRPIKVTLNLEGDNSTTSELHIQYPQPRRWKFLICFSPLHREFNDANLVVHNLELAQILGAEHAVVYNTSIGADVDKVLRYYVSTGFLEVKGWRDPPEPVHYKAQMGAINDCLLYGRNSSDFIVFMDFDEMIVPKYHKNWSEFIRDVQLNYNSSALASSQKGSLTHMNDALVTALRTPRKVNATTQRSMRRRKRSMRRRKRSMQRLGRHLQDTALHVLGQPWGLCLRQQRVPLGQCDKFNCPRLEVSQSASHHFSPEAKANCADMARPLQEHRGSPGGENHGHP, translated from the exons ATGCAACTGTTGTCTTCCTTGCAACTCACCTTGCTCTTTATTCTACACGCGCCAAGATCGTCAACGCCGACGTTGTCAGGGACGCAGGTCGACTTCCGGCCAATAGGTCGAGACGGTGCGTTTTTCGTCTACTCGGCCCACGTCGACCTCTCGTCGCAGCGTTCGTCGATCGCGGTGGTGGCCATCGTGAATAGAACTCAGTATGGTAGTGGTGCTAGAGTACGATGTCGGTTCACGATGCCTGCCAAAAACTTGCTCCTTTCTCGTGTGGGACAGAGTGACTGGGCGACGATGGTCAACGGTACCCTGAGCATACTGCCAGATCATCACAATCTCGC tTTCGCCCCCGCACTAGTTAACTGCCCTTTGCCCAACTCGCCGAAAGACAAACGTCCCATTAAGGTGACCCTCAACCTAGAGGGGGACAACTCTACAACCAGCGAGCTGCACATCCAGTATCCGCAACCACGGCGCTGGAAATTCCTGATCTGCTTCTCCCCCCTTCACAGGGAGTTCAACGACGCCAACCTGGTCGTTCACAACCTGGAGCTGGCTCAGATCCTCGGCGCCGAGCACGCAGTGGTTTACAACACCAGCATCGGCGCCGACGTCGACAAAGTCCTCCGCTACTACGTCAGCACGGGCTTCCTGGAGGTCAAGGGATGGCGCGACCCCCCGGAGCCCGTGCACTACAAGGCGCAGATGGGGGCCATCAACGACTGTCTGCTGTACGGCCGCAACAGCAGCGATTTCATAGTCTTTATGGACTTCGACGAGATGATCGTTCCCAAGTACCACAAAAACTGGTCGGAGTTCATCCGAGATGTGCAGCTTAACTACAACTCTTCGGCTCTGGCTTCCTCACAGAAAGGTTCCCTCACACACATGAACGATGCCCTGGTCACAGCCCTCAGAACTCCGCGAAAGGTCAATGCGACGACCCAAAGGTCAATGCGACGACGCAAAAGGTCAATGCGACGACGCAAAAGGTCAATGCAACGACTGGGGCGACACCTCCAGGACACAGCACTCCACGTCCTCGGCCAGCCCTGGGGCTTATGCCTTCGTCAGCAGCGTGTTCCTCTGGGACAATGTGACAAATTTAACTGCCCAAGACTTGAAGTTAGCCAATCAGCTTCACATCACTTTTCTCCTGAAGCAAAGGCGAACTGTGCAGATATGGCCAGACCGCTCCAAGAACATCGTGGATCCCCGGGCGGTGAAAATCATGGGCATCCATAG
- the LOC112566959 gene encoding pyridine nucleotide-disulfide oxidoreductase domain-containing protein 1-like, with amino-acid sequence MAHDVYHARFVVVGGGIAGVTCAETLASECPEEKVLLITASNLVKAIKNYEQTSRVLETFDVEEQPWSQLEFKSGIQVLQATVSSLAAQEKVVYTSCGKHVHYDKLCICSGGVPKMVPGNHPLVVGIRDTESVKDFQNKLDHAERVIIIGNGGIATELVYEIEGCEVIWAIKDKSIASTFVDEGAAQFFLPHLNSEKQQAHQIVKRQKFSIDRCSALGPDWAAGQCMKGVKQETSHHVFVKYEVEVSMVMSPEELAKAGLSCQTPDLFRKGNNKEEWPVYVQLTNNCVYGSDLVVSATGVTPNTLPFLPGNNFEVAEDGGLKVNENMMTSVPDVYAAGDVCSASWQLADLWFQMRLWTQARQMGCQAARCMAADIRGTTAPLDICFDLFAHVTKFFNFKVVLIGLFKAQGLGNDYELLLRVTKGEEYIKVVLHEGRLVGAILIGETDMEETFENLALNRTDLTPFKDHLLEPGIDIDDFFD; translated from the exons ATGGCTCATGATGTTTACCACGCGAGGTTTGTAGTAGTTGGAGGAGGAATTGCTGGTGTGACGTGCGCTGAAACG TTGGCTTCTGAATGCCcagaagaaaaagttttgttaatAACAGCTTCAAACTTAGTAAAGGCCATTAAAAATTATGAGCAG aCATCAAGAGTTTTAGAGACATTTGATGTGGAAGAGCAGCCATGGTCACAGTTGGAGTTTAAGTCAGGTATACAGGTGTTGCAAGCCACAGTCAGCAGCCTGGCTGCACAGGAAAAG GTTGTGTATACTTCCTGTGGTAAACATGTGCACTATGACAAGCTCTGCATTTGCTCAGGAGGTGTACCAAAG ATGGTCCCTGGAAATCATCCTCTTGTTGTTGGCATCAGAGATACTGAAAGTGTAAAG gattttcaaaacaaactggATCATGCTGAAAGAGTCATCATTATTGGAAATGGTGGCATAGCAACAGAACTAGT ATATGAAATAGAGGGCTGTGAAGTTATCTGGGCTATTAAAGACAAGTCCATAGCCAGCACCTTTGTAGATGAAGGGGCAGCACAGTTTTTCTTGCCACACCTCAACAGCGAGAAACAGCAAGCTCATCAAATTGTAAAGAGGCAAAAATTCTCCATAGACCGCT GCAGTGCACTTGGGCCTGATTGGGCAGCTGGACAGTGCATGAAAGGTGTCAAGCAA gagacaTCACATCATGTTTTCGTCAAGTACGAAGTTGAAGTTAGCATGGTTATGTCCCCTGAAGAACTGGCCAAAGCAGGGCTGTCCTGCCAGACTCCAGATTTGTTCCGGAAAGGGAATAATAAAGAAG AATGGCCAGTTTATGTGCAGTTGACCAATAACTGTGTCTATGGTAGTGACCTTGTGGTGAGTGCCACAGGAGTGACTCCAAATACACTGCCTTTCTTGCCTGGCAATAAT TTTGAGGTTGCTGAAGATGGTGGTCTGAAAGTAAATGAGAACATGATGACGTCAGTACCAGATGTGTATGCTGCAGGGGATGTTTGCTCAGCTTCCTGGCAGCTAGCTGATCTCTGGTTTCAG ATGCGGCTCTGGACACAAGCCCGTCAGATGGGATGCCAGGCAGCCAGATGTATGGCAGCAGACATCAGAGGAACGACTGCACCACTTGACATTTGTTTTGACTTGTTTGCACATGTTACAAAGTTTTTCAATTTTAAG GTTGTGCTCATTGGACTGTTCAAGGCTCAAGGTCTGGGGAATGATTACGAGTTACTTCTGCGTGTTACCAAAG GTGAGGAGTACATCAAGGTGGTTCTTCATGAGGGCAGGCTGGTTGGAGCTATTCTGATAGGTGAGACAGATATGGAAGAAACCTTTGAGAACCTGGCTTTGAACAGAACGGACCTGACTCCATTCAAGGACCATCTTCTGGAACCTGGCATTGATATTGATGACTTCTTTGACTGA